A region of the Phaseolus vulgaris cultivar G19833 chromosome 11, P. vulgaris v2.0, whole genome shotgun sequence genome:
ATGTCCGCAGCGCCGCGCGTGTAGCCCAACCGCCTCGTCGGATCCTTCGCCAGGAGCTTCTCGATAAGGTCCGTGAGCGCGGTTCTCTTCCCGACGAACTCCGGTGCCTTGGTGAGGACGTTGCGGAACGTTTCCTTGCGATTCTTGCCTTTAAACGGCGTCGTACCGTAGAGCATTTCGTAGATGAGTATCCCGAGGGCCCACCAATCAACGGCGAACTCGTGCCCGTCGCCGCGGACGACCTCCGGCGATACGTACTCCTCGGTTCCGACGAACGAGTTGGAGCGCTCGCCGTTGGAGAAACTCAGTTTCCGTCTACTCACCGGGCTGACTCGCGCGGACTTGGCCTTCTTAAGGGCGTTGGAGTTGGCCTTCCTACGATTCCCGTCGAGGGCGCGGAGggggatccagcgggagaagttGCGGCGGTGTTTGCGGCGGGGTTCTGGCAGGTTGAGATTGGGCACGGGGATCGAAGGAAGAAGGGGTTTAGGCTTGAGAGTGAGTTTGCGGGAGAGGTCGAAATCCGTGAGGGTGACGTGGCCGTTGTTTTGGATGAGGACATTTTCGGGTTTGAGGTCGCGGTATGCAATTCCCATGGAATGGAGGTGGTGGAGCGCGCAGAGGATTTCCGCTACGTAGAAGCGGATGACGGTGGGGGAGAAGGCGCGGTCTGTTTGGCGGTAGCGGAGAACGTTGAGGTCGCCGCCGGGGCAGTAGGGTAGGGCCCACGCTAAGAACTGTGGGGACTCGAATGTTCCCATGAGGGAAGGGAGGAAGGGATGGGAGAGCGTTGAGAGGACTTGGATTTCCCAACGCGCGCGGCGCTCCGCGTCGAGCTTAGCGTGGACGCTCGTTTTGTCCACCACTTTCAAGGCGAAGGTGGAGTTGTTGGTGGTCTGGTGGACGAGGAAGACAGTCCCCATGGCACCTTTTCCGAGGACTTTGAGGGCTTTGAGGTTGTCCAGCTCCAGCTCCTGCTCCTGCTCCTGCAACATTGGAGGAGCTGTTCTCGCTGAATCCATTTAGCGGGAACGAGATGAAGACAGATTAATGGTTGAGGTTGTGAATTCAAGAATTGTGACCTTTCATTCTTATAGATATAAGcctattcttttttttattcttatgatGCGTTTAATCACACTCTTACTCCATTCAAATCTTATTCCTCTCACCAAACTCATTACGGGTCAACTTTACCCTCAGCACAGATACTATTCTATTTTTAACCTTACTTCTGCTCCTTTGTAAAACGGTTCTGTTCAACTTTTCCTTCCTCACATTCGTTGTCTCTTTGGTTGTTATGAGATGTATGTTCTTGATAAGAAAGTCAAGTACAATATCAAAGGatatatgtatatgtaaaatcaacaaaaaaacacaacatcaaataactgtttttttattcaaacGTATTTCGATGATATATTCTAGAAGACAAACACTATTTTGTATTGCGGATTTCGTGCAGATGAGGTGAGCAAATCACTTCTATAATACTCAAGGGGACTtgcattcttttaaaaatatttagggTGGCATGGCATTTAAGTAACATAATTCAGACGcgtctaaattaatttattagaatAATAACGTGATACGTATCAATTAGAACAatgataataatcataataacgataattataaaaaatataattaaaccataaagaaaaatatattataggtATTTCTTGACTTATCTATAAAGAAGATGACTCTTGTTTGAATTTGGGTGAGGATATGGTAAAGGAAAGAAGGATGAGAGAGAAGTCAAAGTAAGATTGTTAGGATTGAAAAGATGGGAATGAAAAATTTTTAGTAACTAGATTatgtaattgaaaaaaaaattataaaaattgtgttatattaaatattaccagatctaaatgaaattataaaacTCAAACGCAATTAATATAtgcataaaaatataattcGTTCATTTAAACATTGAAGAAAAGAAATACATTGACAAACTACAACCaagataaataaaatgtaaCATTACTTCAAATTATTCACAAGTTATTCAATATGATCTTCAACAACATTAATGCTCATGCTCATGTTCTAAACCATGACAAAAGTCTTTGAAGATGGTATTCAAATCTAGTTGGAGGTCTTGCCTTGTAGGAGTTTTTCAATTCCtttctaaatttggtttaaCATGTTACTATCATGGGAAACATGAGATTAATATACTTCAAGGTTAAAATATTCATCTCCATTTTTGGGTGTTATTCATCAGGGTCATTTGGAAATTTGGTGTGATGATCCGAATATATTATTGAAGAATTTTGTATGAATTAACTTTCATCAACCtccaaaatcaaataaaaactcatttttcaaTTGAGTACATATCGTATTTGTCGGTTATTAAATGTAATGtcattttatattaatcatATTGTCTCACATGTAGACAAACAAGTAAGATGACATGACAATATAATAGTCACATCaccaagttaaaaaaaaaattaactacaAAACtccattgaaaaatataaatgtttttaatactCAATAGATCAAAAGATTTAATAATGACTAATTATATCAAacataataatttagaaaatacaTATTTGAAGAAATAATTATTTGCAAACTCATATATCTTAAGCAgtaattatttacaaaaatatttgttgacaaaattaacatttataaatttgtttacGTAATTTTGGTTTAGAAAATTTCCTAGAAAAaaggaatgattttttttaaaaaaaaaatagtggaaagtatttatataatttaaattattgatttgtaaataataaatagaataattaaaatatttataaatgtaataattattttttataaataattattttaagaaaagtaatcgtttataaaaatattttttataaagaactttgttctatatttttattattataattattttaatagttatgtttatgattaaaaataaatttcaaaactgtataaataaaaatttcaaaattgacttagaatatttttaatataggaTTTATTTTTACACATTTTACATTACATTAACTTCAtctgtattttatttataaataaataactattaatattacactttttaattgaatacaaaaataaataatcacttctccaaatcttttattttatttaattaaatttttataatttttaatttttcaattacttagttatcaaaataattacttttataaataattagttttaagTTATAATGTTTTTGAATAAATACTTCTTCATATAATTAGTTTtctaaattattgttttttaatatatttatttttgtaaaatattattcCTCGATATAACTATCGTTCTAaacttttatctttaaaatatttacttttctaaattttaattctaaatatttgttatttcaaaatatttattctttaagataatacttttattttaaattttgttttctttcattttaaaataaaaaattaaaactcatTAACAATTTGTTTTTTTGAGAACGTATTCTGAACTGGTATTTTGACAAAATTACACCTAATTTTGAACTGCTACAGTAAATCGTGCTATTTAGGTACTCCTTTGACACAGTATACGGTTGGGGTAAAAAAAACGAAAgtgttttattttgaaaaaaaatcatgtttctTAACTTGAAACACTGAGAGGGAGATAAGAAAGAAGACGAAGAAGAATTAAACTTATTAACTCATGAGTTTTACGGTTTGCACTATTAGCTCatagattcaacttttttttattcaaagacTCATTTTTAGGGATGTTCCTAATGGTTTGCACTTATTTCATAGAttccactttttttttcaaaggcTTATGGATGTTCCTAATGTGATCTCTGTTTCAGGGAGAAGACAATGTTTAccttataattaaaatttcttaGGTTAAGAAAAACTTTAGTGCACCATAACTCTTTCATCATGTTCTTAAAATGTTAGTAttattcattttctcttttctttgcaTCTGCATGTTGAAACCATATTACATTCTTTTTCTCTTGTATTTATggagtttttaatttatttttattataaagcTAATTCTCTAAGAACCGAATAAAAAACAGGGTTGACTAAATTAAGATATGGCAACTTAATTTTAGCTATTACGAAATCCTTAAGTGCAAGATAAGTGAAATGTAACTACTAATAGTTTTGGAAACGTGTGAAAAAGAGATTTTGTTTTTAACGATAATAGTACATAAATACACCAATAAGTTAAACAAAACTAAGTGTTAGTGGATGGCATGATAGGGTGATTAATTTGTAGAAATGAAAGGAAGAAAAAGCACACGTGCAAGACAAAAGGAAAAAGACGCATAGAGCCAAACAAAAATGATAAACACGGATTGGTGTTACGATTATCACATGGGGGCTCCCCTAATCTAAGGGGAACGTGCATCCGATATCATTTCACTATTACTTCTTTCCttataataaacaaaacaaacacCATTTATACATAATTCCATTTTTTTCCTTCTCTCATTACCTTTCCAACCAATACACAAActccaaattatttttaattaatgatgAATCTTTAATATTGTACTACCGGGTGACCGAAAAGTTGACTAGACGACAAGAGGAAGAGCTAAACACGTAATTAGACATAAATAACCTAACTTAGGTGATAAACACGGTTAAGGTACAATTGGACCTTCGCTTGAACCCTAAAGCAGATCCATAACAGCCAGAGTCCATATAGAACAGTATAAATAGCCCCATTTAGAACAATATAAATAGCAGGAGGGACACAACATCCAAGGTAACTATTCACTCCCTACTCTTCTGGTACCTAACTTTcgaactgacttgatcgtcagaatGTCTTCGCAGGCACACCACCCATTGTGTTCAGACCAAAAGAAATCTTGCCGAGAGGAGCCCAATCGAAAGACCGGAAAAACGAGAAGATTGCAACGAGAAGAAGTATTACGCAGGATTCTAGCTTTGTAGGAACAAATATATTTCTCTTTTAGTATAATATATTCTAAAATGAAACTGACTATATTTAAGAAGTGGATTAAGAAGTAGGGGGATCTAACATTGTTTGCGGCAATCATTATAGGGTTTAGCTTGGGAGGAATATATAGTTATAAAATACTA
Encoded here:
- the LOC137826973 gene encoding serine/threonine-protein kinase UCNL-like encodes the protein MDSARTAPPMLQEQEQELELDNLKALKVLGKGAMGTVFLVHQTTNNSTFALKVVDKTSVHAKLDAERRARWEIQVLSTLSHPFLPSLMGTFESPQFLAWALPYCPGGDLNVLRYRQTDRAFSPTVIRFYVAEILCALHHLHSMGIAYRDLKPENVLIQNNGHVTLTDFDLSRKLTLKPKPLLPSIPVPNLNLPEPRRKHRRNFSRWIPLRALDGNRRKANSNALKKAKSARVSPVSRRKLSFSNGERSNSFVGTEEYVSPEVVRGDGHEFAVDWWALGILIYEMLYGTTPFKGKNRKETFRNVLTKAPEFVGKRTALTDLIEKLLAKDPTRRLGYTRGAADIKEHEFFRGVKWELLTEVVRPPFIPSRDDVSVESMERLSAGNSGMDIRDYFQNLRSLPPSPSPSASPRWRFKKNVSLTEF